A single region of the Pseudomonas sp. GGS8 genome encodes:
- a CDS encoding ABC transporter permease subunit, with the protein MNMRKLKRRLNRILPGGRQLVIGVPFIWLFLFFMLPFFIVLKISFAEADVAIPPYTEIYTFVDQKLQVLLNLANYAMLGDDELYIAAYLGSLKMALFSTILCLLIGYPMAYGIATARKELQTVLVLLIMMPTWTAILIRVYAWMGILSNNGLLNGFLMSMGWIDEPLQILNTNLAVYIGVVYSYLPFMILPLYANLVKHDHSLLEAASDLGSSNFNSFWKITVPLSKNGIIAGAMLVFIPVVGEFVIPELLGGPETLMIGKVLWQEFFNNRDWPVASALAVVMLAILIVPIILFNRSQAKEMEGKE; encoded by the coding sequence ATGAACATGCGCAAACTCAAACGCCGGCTCAATCGAATACTTCCCGGTGGCCGTCAGCTGGTCATCGGGGTTCCGTTCATCTGGCTGTTCCTGTTCTTCATGCTGCCGTTCTTCATCGTGTTGAAGATCAGCTTCGCCGAAGCCGACGTGGCCATTCCGCCATACACCGAGATCTACACTTTCGTTGACCAGAAACTGCAGGTGCTGCTCAACCTGGCCAACTACGCGATGCTCGGCGACGACGAGTTGTACATCGCCGCCTACCTTGGCTCGTTGAAGATGGCGCTGTTCAGCACCATCCTTTGTCTGCTGATCGGCTACCCGATGGCCTATGGCATCGCCACCGCCCGCAAAGAGTTGCAAACGGTGCTGGTGCTGCTGATTATGATGCCGACCTGGACGGCGATCCTGATCCGCGTGTATGCGTGGATGGGCATCCTCAGCAACAACGGCTTGCTCAACGGTTTCCTGATGAGCATGGGCTGGATCGACGAGCCGTTGCAGATCCTCAATACCAACCTGGCGGTCTATATCGGGGTGGTTTACTCCTATCTGCCATTCATGATCCTGCCGCTCTACGCCAACCTGGTGAAACACGATCACAGCCTGCTGGAAGCCGCGTCGGACCTCGGTTCGAGCAACTTCAACAGTTTCTGGAAGATCACCGTGCCGCTGTCGAAAAACGGCATTATCGCAGGCGCAATGCTGGTATTCATCCCGGTGGTGGGGGAGTTCGTGATCCCGGAACTGCTCGGCGGTCCGGAAACCCTGATGATCGGTAAAGTGCTCTGGCAAGAGTTCTTCAACAACCGTGACTGGCCGGTGGCGTCTGCCCTGGCGGTGGTGATGCTGGCAATCCTGATTGTGCCGATCATCCTGTTCAACCGCAGTCAGGCCAAGGAAATGGAGGGTAAAGAATGA
- a CDS encoding DUF6436 domain-containing protein encodes MRPAYRTTLLASLLALVCAGVLWAAYDWFQGRYLRAFSSHTAVFSGDPLRLPDELAGPGAIRLVHFWDPACPCNVGNQQHLTELVEHYVPQGVEFYTVQKPGSHGQLPGTLSRLKNITVLPGSEQIPASPAVAIWDRDGKLAYFGPYSEGLTCNSSNSFIEPILQALNEGRTVNATHTLAVGCYCPWPAKVK; translated from the coding sequence ATGCGTCCGGCCTATCGCACCACACTGCTTGCCAGTCTGCTCGCCCTCGTGTGTGCCGGCGTGCTGTGGGCCGCTTACGACTGGTTTCAGGGACGCTACCTGCGGGCATTCAGTTCGCACACTGCCGTATTCTCCGGCGACCCGTTGCGCCTGCCGGACGAACTCGCCGGCCCCGGCGCCATTCGCCTGGTGCACTTCTGGGACCCGGCCTGCCCGTGCAATGTCGGCAACCAACAACACCTGACCGAACTGGTTGAGCACTATGTACCGCAAGGCGTCGAATTCTATACGGTACAAAAGCCCGGCAGCCACGGTCAGTTGCCCGGCACCTTGAGCCGCCTTAAAAACATCACGGTCCTGCCAGGCTCCGAACAAATCCCCGCCAGCCCGGCAGTGGCGATCTGGGACCGCGACGGCAAGCTGGCCTATTTCGGCCCGTACAGCGAAGGCCTGACCTGCAATTCAAGCAACAGTTTTATCGAGCCCATCCTGCAAGCGCTGAACGAAGGCCGGACGGTGAACGCCACCCACACACTGGCGGTGGGTTGCTACTGCCCGTGGCCTGCGAAGGTGAAGTAA
- a CDS encoding aspartate aminotransferase family protein, whose protein sequence is MTSNNPQTREWQTLSSDHHLAPFSDFKQLKEKGPRIITHAKGVYLWDSEGNKILDGMAGLWCVAIGYGRDELADAASKQMRELPYYNLFFQTAHPPVLELAKVIAEIAPEGMNHVFFTGSGSEGNDTMLRMVRHYWAIKGQPKKKVIISRKNGYHGSTVAGASLGGMTYMHEQGDLPIPGIVHIAQPYWFGEGGDMTPQDFGIWAANQLEEKILEVGVDNVGAFIAEPIQGAGGVIIPPDSYWPRIKEILAKYDILFVADEVICGFGRTGEWFGTDFYDLKPHMMTIAKGLTSGYIPMGGLIVHDDVVEVLNEGGDFNHGFTYSGHPVAAAVALENIRILRDEKIVEHVRAETAPYLQKRLRELNDHPLVGEVRGVGLLGAIELVQDKATRKRYEGKGVGMICRQFCFDNGLIMRAVGDTMIIAPPLVITPAEIDELVTKARKCLDLTLSALQG, encoded by the coding sequence ATGACCAGCAACAACCCGCAAACCCGTGAATGGCAAACCCTGAGCAGCGATCACCACCTGGCCCCGTTCAGCGACTTCAAGCAGCTGAAAGAGAAAGGCCCGCGGATCATCACCCATGCCAAGGGCGTTTACCTGTGGGACAGCGAAGGCAACAAGATCCTCGACGGCATGGCCGGCCTGTGGTGCGTCGCAATCGGCTACGGTCGCGATGAGCTGGCCGATGCCGCCAGCAAACAGATGCGCGAACTGCCTTATTACAACCTGTTCTTCCAGACGGCTCACCCGCCGGTACTGGAGCTGGCCAAGGTCATCGCTGAAATCGCGCCTGAAGGCATGAATCATGTGTTCTTCACTGGTTCCGGTTCCGAAGGCAACGACACCATGCTGCGGATGGTTCGCCACTATTGGGCGATCAAGGGCCAGCCGAAGAAGAAAGTCATCATCAGCCGCAAGAACGGCTATCACGGTTCCACCGTGGCCGGCGCAAGTCTGGGTGGCATGACGTACATGCACGAACAGGGCGATTTGCCGATCCCGGGCATCGTCCACATCGCCCAGCCTTACTGGTTCGGCGAAGGCGGTGACATGACGCCGCAAGACTTCGGTATCTGGGCGGCCAATCAGCTGGAAGAGAAGATTCTGGAAGTCGGCGTCGACAACGTCGGTGCCTTTATTGCCGAGCCGATCCAGGGCGCCGGCGGCGTGATCATTCCGCCAGACAGCTACTGGCCGCGTATCAAGGAAATCCTCGCCAAGTACGACATTCTGTTCGTGGCCGACGAAGTGATCTGCGGCTTCGGCCGTACCGGTGAGTGGTTCGGTACTGATTTCTACGACCTCAAGCCCCACATGATGACCATCGCCAAAGGCCTGACGTCCGGTTACATCCCGATGGGTGGCCTGATCGTGCATGACGATGTGGTCGAGGTGCTCAACGAAGGTGGTGATTTCAACCACGGCTTCACCTATTCCGGGCACCCGGTGGCCGCTGCGGTGGCGCTGGAAAACATCCGTATCCTGCGCGATGAGAAAATTGTCGAGCACGTGCGGGCAGAAACGGCACCTTATTTGCAGAAGCGTCTACGGGAACTGAACGATCACCCGTTGGTGGGGGAAGTGCGCGGTGTCGGTCTGTTGGGGGCCATCGAACTGGTTCAGGACAAGGCCACTCGCAAACGTTACGAAGGCAAGGGCGTCGGCATGATCTGCCGGCAGTTCTGCTTCGACAACGGCCTGATCATGCGCGCCGTTGGCGACACCATGATCATTGCTCCGCCATTGGTGATTACGCCGGCTGAAATCGATGAGCTGGTAACAAAAGCACGCAAGTGCCTGGACCTGACCCTGAGTGCGTTACAGGGCTAA
- a CDS encoding ABC transporter permease subunit, whose translation MKRFRFSNLMLVLGLLFIYAPMLILVIYSFNASKLVTVWGGWSVKWYVGLLDNTQLMGSVVRSLEIACYTAIAAVALGTLAAFVLTRITRFKGRTLFGGLVTAPLVMPEVITGLSLLLLFVAMAQMIGWPQERGIVTIWIAHTTFCAAYVAVVVSARLRELDLSIEEAAMDLGARPWKVFFLITIPMIAPSLAAGGMMSFALSLDDLVLASFVSGPGSTTLPMEVFSAVRLGVKPEINAVASLILLAVSLVTFLVWFFSRRAEEIRKRAIQQAIEEGAADSWKQPDIRRAQAPEAA comes from the coding sequence ATGAAGCGCTTCCGTTTCTCGAACCTGATGCTGGTGCTGGGTCTGCTGTTCATCTACGCGCCAATGCTGATTCTGGTGATCTACTCGTTCAACGCCTCGAAACTGGTGACGGTGTGGGGCGGCTGGTCGGTGAAGTGGTATGTCGGCCTGCTCGACAACACCCAATTGATGGGCTCAGTGGTGCGCTCGCTGGAAATCGCCTGCTACACGGCGATAGCGGCGGTGGCATTGGGGACGCTGGCGGCGTTCGTGCTGACCCGCATCACCCGCTTCAAGGGCCGCACGCTGTTCGGTGGCTTGGTCACCGCACCGCTGGTGATGCCGGAAGTGATCACCGGGCTGTCGCTGTTGCTGCTGTTCGTGGCCATGGCGCAAATGATCGGCTGGCCGCAGGAGCGCGGCATCGTCACCATCTGGATCGCTCACACCACATTCTGTGCGGCCTATGTGGCGGTGGTGGTATCGGCGCGCTTGCGTGAGCTGGATTTGTCGATCGAAGAAGCGGCCATGGACCTCGGTGCGCGGCCGTGGAAGGTGTTCTTCCTGATCACCATCCCGATGATCGCGCCGTCACTGGCGGCCGGCGGCATGATGTCGTTTGCCTTGTCCCTGGATGACCTGGTGCTGGCGAGCTTTGTGTCGGGGCCGGGTTCCACGACCCTGCCAATGGAAGTGTTCTCGGCGGTGCGCCTGGGCGTGAAGCCCGAGATCAACGCCGTGGCTAGTCTGATTCTGCTGGCGGTATCGCTGGTGACGTTCCTGGTCTGGTTCTTCAGTCGCCGTGCCGAAGAAATTCGCAAGCGTGCGATCCAGCAAGCCATCGAGGAAGGCGCTGCCGACTCCTGGAAACAACCGGACATACGTCGGGCGCAGGCGCCGGAAGCGGCTTGA
- a CDS encoding ABC transporter ATP-binding protein, which yields MAVASGAYKKALEGDQSPKQVLVKIDRVTKKFDETIAVDDVSLEIKKGEIFALLGGSGSGKSTLLRMLAGFERPTEGRIFLDGVDITDMPPYERPINMMFQSYALFPHMTVAQNIAFGLKQDKIPTAEVDARVAEMLKLVQMSEYAKRKPHQLSGGQRQRVALARSLAKRPKLLLLDEPMGALDKKLRSQMQLELVEIIERVGVTCVMVTHDQEEAMTMAERIAIMHLGWIAQIGSPIDIYETPTSRLVCEFIGNVNIFEGEVVDDAEGHALITCKDLDRNIYVGHGISTSVQDKSVTYAIRPEKLLVTADMPTCEHNWSSGKVHDIAYLGGHSVFYVELPSGKLVQSFVANAERRGQRPTWGDQVYVWWEDDSGVVLRS from the coding sequence ATGGCAGTTGCCTCCGGCGCCTATAAGAAAGCCCTCGAGGGCGACCAATCACCTAAACAGGTGTTGGTCAAAATCGACCGGGTCACCAAAAAGTTCGACGAGACGATTGCCGTGGACGACGTGTCCCTGGAAATCAAGAAAGGCGAAATCTTCGCCTTGCTCGGCGGCTCGGGTTCGGGCAAATCCACCTTGCTGCGGATGCTGGCAGGTTTCGAACGGCCCACGGAGGGGCGCATTTTTCTCGATGGCGTAGACATCACTGACATGCCGCCGTACGAGCGGCCGATCAACATGATGTTCCAGTCCTACGCCTTGTTCCCGCACATGACCGTGGCGCAGAACATCGCCTTCGGTCTCAAGCAGGACAAGATCCCGACGGCCGAGGTCGACGCCCGTGTGGCCGAGATGCTCAAGCTGGTGCAGATGAGTGAGTACGCCAAGCGCAAACCGCATCAGTTGTCTGGTGGTCAGCGTCAGCGCGTGGCCCTGGCGCGTTCGTTGGCCAAGCGGCCGAAGCTGTTGCTGCTCGACGAACCGATGGGCGCGCTGGACAAGAAGCTGCGCTCGCAAATGCAGCTGGAACTGGTCGAGATCATCGAGCGCGTCGGCGTAACCTGCGTCATGGTGACCCACGATCAGGAAGAGGCCATGACCATGGCCGAACGCATCGCGATCATGCATCTGGGCTGGATCGCCCAGATCGGCAGCCCGATCGACATCTACGAAACCCCGACCAGCCGCCTGGTCTGCGAATTCATCGGCAACGTCAATATCTTTGAAGGCGAAGTGGTGGATGACGCCGAGGGCCATGCGCTGATCACCTGCAAGGATCTGGACCGCAACATTTACGTGGGGCACGGCATCAGCACCTCGGTGCAGGACAAGTCCGTTACCTATGCGATCCGTCCGGAAAAACTGCTGGTGACGGCCGACATGCCGACCTGCGAACACAACTGGTCCAGCGGCAAGGTGCACGACATCGCCTACCTGGGCGGCCATTCGGTGTTCTACGTCGAACTGCCGAGCGGCAAGCTGGTGCAGTCCTTTGTCGCCAACGCCGAGCGCCGTGGCCAGCGCCCGACCTGGGGTGATCAGGTTTACGTGTGGTGGGAAGACGACAGCGGCGTGGTACTTCGCTCATGA
- a CDS encoding polyamine ABC transporter substrate-binding protein codes for MPVFSLLRSALLVGAGLTLAVSAQAAGTVHIYNWSDYIGETTLADFQKDAGIKPVYDVFDSNETLEGKLLAGRTGYDVVVPSNHFLGKQIKAGAFQKLDKSKLTHYSNLDPVLLKRLEQNDPGNQYAVPYLWGTNGIGYNVDKVKAVLGLDKIDSWDVVFEPQNIKKLHSCGVAFLDSADEMMPTVLNYMGLNANSTNPEDYKKAEAKLLAVRPYVTYFHSSKYIADLANGDICVAIGFSGDMFQAKTRAAEAGKGMNIAYAIPKEGGALWFDMLAIPKDAANVKEAHAFINYLLKPEVIAKVSDSVGYANPNPGSDKLIEQSIRTDASVYPPQAVLDKMYVSIELPPNIQRLMTRSWTKVKSGK; via the coding sequence TTGCCTGTTTTTTCTTTGTTGCGCAGTGCCCTATTGGTCGGCGCCGGGCTGACGCTTGCCGTCAGTGCTCAGGCTGCCGGCACGGTGCATATTTATAACTGGTCGGACTACATCGGTGAGACCACCCTGGCCGACTTCCAGAAAGACGCCGGCATCAAGCCGGTGTATGACGTATTCGATTCCAACGAAACCCTGGAAGGCAAGTTGCTGGCCGGGCGTACCGGTTACGACGTGGTCGTGCCGTCCAACCACTTCCTTGGCAAACAGATCAAGGCCGGTGCGTTCCAGAAGCTCGACAAGTCGAAGCTGACCCACTATTCCAACCTCGACCCGGTGCTGCTCAAGCGCCTGGAACAGAACGATCCGGGTAACCAATACGCCGTGCCGTACCTGTGGGGTACCAACGGCATCGGTTACAACGTCGACAAGGTCAAGGCTGTGCTGGGGCTGGACAAGATCGACTCCTGGGATGTGGTGTTCGAGCCGCAGAACATCAAGAAACTGCACAGCTGCGGCGTCGCGTTCCTCGACTCCGCCGACGAAATGATGCCCACGGTCCTCAACTACATGGGCTTGAACGCCAACAGCACCAACCCCGAAGACTACAAAAAGGCCGAGGCCAAGTTGCTGGCGGTGCGGCCTTATGTGACGTACTTCCACTCATCCAAATACATCGCGGACCTGGCCAACGGCGATATCTGCGTGGCGATCGGTTTTTCCGGCGATATGTTCCAGGCCAAGACCCGCGCGGCTGAAGCTGGCAAAGGCATGAACATCGCCTACGCGATTCCGAAAGAGGGCGGCGCGCTCTGGTTCGACATGCTGGCGATCCCCAAGGATGCGGCCAACGTCAAGGAAGCCCACGCCTTCATCAACTATTTACTCAAGCCTGAAGTGATCGCCAAAGTCAGCGATTCCGTGGGCTACGCCAACCCAAACCCTGGGTCGGACAAACTGATAGAACAATCCATACGCACTGACGCGTCGGTTTATCCGCCGCAAGCGGTCCTCGACAAGATGTATGTGTCCATCGAGTTACCGCCGAACATTCAACGTTTGATGACGCGCAGCTGGACCAAGGTCAAGTCGGGCAAATAG
- a CDS encoding penicillin acylase family protein produces the protein MKRVLTVLALLIVVLVAGGGWYVYSKQPTRQGQVTLQHLQGSVTVHYDERGVPHIRAENETDLYRALGYVHAQDRLFQMEAVRRLARGELAEVLGPKLIDTDKLFRSLRIRERAESYVAALDRQSPAWKALQAYLDGINQYQDSHAAPVEFDVLGIPKRPFTTEDSISIAGYMAYSFAAAFRTEPLLTYVRDQLGSEYLNIFDLDWQPKGVLVKGHANPAPTLAASDWKDLNALARLSEQALADHGLPQFEGSNAWVISGNRSKSGKPLLAGDPHIRFSVPSVWYEAHLSAPGFELYGYHQALVPFAFLGHNLDFGWSLTMFQNDDLDLIAEKVNPDNPNQVWYRGKWVDMVNTEQQIAVKGQSPVTLTLRQSPHGPIINDALGTAASKTPVAMWWAFLETPNPILDGFYQLNRADTLAKARAAAAKVQAPGLNIVYANAKGDIGWWASALLPKRPTGVKPGFILDGSTPQADKEGFYPFSANPQEENPARGYIVSANFQPVSPTGMEIPGYYNLADRGQQLNRQLSDKNVKWDNAANQKLQLGTTTAYGPRLLAPLLPVLREVVSDPAELKLVEQLAQWSGDYPLDSINATLFNQFLFNLADAAMRDELGNDFFETLLATRVIDATLPRLAASADSPWWDNRNTPGKETRADTVKVAWQASMAHLKTTLGANTAQWQWGKAHTLTHGHPLGMQKPLDRIFNVGPFAAPGTHEVPNNLSAKIGPAPWPVTYGPSTRRLIDFADPAHSLTINPVGQSGVPFDSHYADQAEAYIEGVYYQANFNEEEVTANTRSTLKLLPARSAQ, from the coding sequence ATGAAACGCGTCCTGACCGTACTTGCCTTGCTGATCGTCGTGCTCGTCGCCGGGGGCGGCTGGTATGTGTACAGCAAACAACCGACGCGCCAGGGCCAGGTGACGTTGCAGCATCTGCAGGGTTCGGTGACCGTGCACTACGACGAGCGCGGCGTGCCGCATATCCGTGCCGAAAACGAAACCGACCTCTATCGCGCCCTTGGCTACGTGCATGCCCAGGACCGATTGTTCCAGATGGAAGCCGTGCGACGCCTGGCCCGTGGCGAGCTGGCCGAAGTCCTCGGCCCGAAACTGATCGACACCGACAAACTGTTTCGCAGCCTGCGCATTCGCGAACGGGCCGAAAGCTACGTGGCCGCGCTGGATCGTCAGTCGCCGGCATGGAAGGCCCTGCAAGCCTATCTGGACGGTATCAATCAATATCAGGACAGCCACGCTGCGCCGGTAGAGTTCGACGTACTGGGGATCCCCAAGCGCCCTTTCACCACCGAAGACAGCATCAGCATCGCCGGCTACATGGCCTACAGTTTTGCCGCAGCGTTTCGCACCGAACCCTTGCTGACTTACGTGCGCGACCAACTGGGCAGCGAGTACCTGAACATTTTCGATCTCGACTGGCAGCCCAAGGGCGTGCTGGTCAAAGGTCACGCCAACCCTGCGCCGACGCTCGCCGCCAGTGACTGGAAAGATCTGAACGCCCTCGCCCGCCTGAGTGAACAGGCGCTGGCCGACCACGGCCTGCCGCAATTCGAAGGCAGCAACGCCTGGGTGATTTCCGGCAACCGCAGCAAAAGCGGCAAGCCGCTGCTGGCCGGTGACCCGCACATTCGCTTCTCGGTACCGTCGGTATGGTACGAAGCGCACCTGTCGGCGCCGGGCTTCGAACTTTATGGCTACCATCAGGCGCTGGTGCCGTTTGCGTTTCTCGGCCACAACCTGGACTTCGGCTGGAGCCTGACGATGTTCCAGAACGACGACCTGGACCTGATCGCCGAGAAGGTCAACCCGGACAACCCGAACCAGGTCTGGTATCGCGGCAAATGGGTGGACATGGTCAACACCGAACAACAGATTGCGGTGAAAGGTCAGTCACCGGTCACGTTGACTTTGCGCCAGTCGCCCCACGGCCCGATCATCAACGATGCGCTTGGCACTGCCGCCAGCAAGACGCCGGTCGCCATGTGGTGGGCGTTCCTCGAAACCCCGAATCCGATCCTCGACGGCTTCTACCAGCTCAACCGCGCTGACACCCTGGCCAAGGCCCGCGCCGCGGCCGCCAAGGTTCAGGCTCCAGGGCTGAACATCGTCTACGCCAACGCCAAAGGCGACATCGGCTGGTGGGCCTCGGCGCTGCTGCCCAAACGCCCGACCGGGGTGAAGCCCGGTTTCATCCTCGACGGCAGCACCCCTCAGGCGGACAAGGAAGGTTTTTATCCGTTCAGCGCCAACCCGCAGGAAGAAAACCCGGCGCGGGGCTATATCGTCTCGGCCAACTTCCAACCGGTGTCGCCGACCGGCATGGAGATTCCTGGTTACTACAACCTCGCCGATCGCGGGCAGCAGCTCAATCGCCAGCTCAGCGACAAGAACGTGAAGTGGGACAACGCGGCCAACCAGAAGCTGCAACTGGGCACCACCACCGCCTACGGTCCACGTTTGCTGGCGCCGTTGTTGCCGGTGCTGCGAGAAGTGGTGAGTGATCCCGCCGAGCTCAAACTGGTGGAGCAACTGGCGCAGTGGAGCGGCGATTACCCGCTGGACTCCATCAACGCCACCCTGTTCAACCAGTTCCTGTTCAACCTCGCCGACGCGGCGATGCGCGATGAACTGGGCAATGACTTCTTCGAAACGCTGCTTGCGACCCGGGTGATCGACGCCACGCTGCCGCGCCTGGCGGCCTCCGCCGATTCGCCGTGGTGGGACAACCGCAACACTCCCGGCAAGGAAACCCGCGCCGATACGGTCAAGGTGGCCTGGCAAGCGAGCATGGCTCATCTCAAAACCACCCTTGGCGCCAATACCGCGCAATGGCAGTGGGGCAAGGCGCACACTCTGACCCACGGCCATCCGCTGGGGATGCAAAAGCCGCTGGACCGGATCTTCAACGTTGGCCCGTTCGCGGCACCCGGCACCCACGAAGTACCGAACAACCTCTCGGCCAAGATCGGCCCTGCGCCGTGGCCCGTGACTTACGGCCCGTCGACCCGGCGACTGATCGACTTCGCCGACCCGGCCCACAGCCTGACCATCAACCCGGTGGGCCAGAGCGGCGTACCGTTCGACAGCCACTATGCCGATCAGGCCGAGGCGTATATCGAAGGGGTTTATTACCAGGCGAATTTCAATGAGGAAGAAGTGACGGCCAATACCCGCAGCACCTTGAAGCTGTTGCCGGCGCGTTCAGCGCAATAG
- a CDS encoding polyamine ABC transporter substrate-binding protein produces MKIAGKTLLAMSLMGVMAGAVQADDKVLHVYNWSDYIAPDTIANFEKESGIKVVYDVFDSNETLEAKLLAGKSGYDIVVPSNNFLAKQIKAGVYRELDKSKLSNYGNLNKSLLKAVSVSDPDNKHAFPYMWGSIGIGYNPEKVKAALGVDTIDSWDILFKPENIAKLKGCGVSFLDSPTEMLPVALHYLGLPTDSQKKEDIKKAEDLFLKIRPSITYFHSSKYISDLANGNICVAVGYSGDVQQAKSRAAEAGDKVKVSYAIPKEGAGSFYDMVAIPNDAENVEGAYKFMNYLLQPKVMADITNAVRFPNGNAEATQYVSKDITSDPGIYPTPEVQAKLYAIADLPAATQRELTRSWTKIKSGK; encoded by the coding sequence ATGAAGATAGCTGGCAAGACCCTCCTCGCCATGTCCCTGATGGGCGTGATGGCGGGCGCCGTTCAGGCTGACGACAAAGTGCTGCACGTGTACAACTGGTCCGATTACATCGCACCGGACACCATCGCGAACTTCGAGAAAGAGTCCGGGATCAAGGTGGTGTACGACGTTTTCGACAGCAACGAAACCCTGGAGGCCAAGTTGCTGGCAGGTAAGTCCGGTTACGACATCGTTGTACCGTCGAACAACTTCCTCGCCAAGCAAATCAAGGCCGGGGTTTACCGGGAGCTGGACAAGTCCAAGCTGTCCAACTACGGCAACCTGAACAAATCGCTGCTTAAAGCGGTTTCCGTCAGCGACCCGGACAACAAACACGCCTTTCCTTACATGTGGGGCTCGATCGGTATCGGTTACAACCCCGAGAAGGTCAAGGCAGCGCTGGGCGTCGACACGATCGATTCCTGGGACATCCTGTTCAAGCCTGAAAACATTGCCAAGCTCAAGGGCTGCGGTGTGAGCTTCCTGGATTCGCCTACCGAAATGCTGCCGGTCGCCCTGCATTACCTGGGTCTGCCAACCGACAGCCAGAAGAAAGAAGACATCAAGAAAGCCGAGGATCTGTTCCTCAAGATTCGTCCTTCGATCACCTACTTCCACTCCTCGAAGTACATCTCGGACCTGGCCAACGGCAACATCTGCGTAGCCGTCGGCTATTCGGGTGACGTCCAGCAAGCCAAGTCCCGCGCTGCCGAAGCCGGTGACAAGGTGAAAGTCAGCTACGCCATTCCAAAAGAAGGCGCGGGCAGCTTCTACGACATGGTCGCAATCCCCAATGATGCGGAAAACGTCGAAGGGGCCTACAAGTTCATGAACTACCTGCTGCAACCGAAAGTGATGGCTGACATCACCAATGCCGTGCGTTTCCCTAACGGTAATGCTGAAGCCACCCAGTATGTGAGCAAGGACATCACTTCGGACCCGGGCATCTATCCGACTCCTGAAGTACAGGCCAAGCTGTATGCGATCGCTGATTTGCCAGCCGCAACCCAGCGTGAGCTGACCCGCAGCTGGACCAAGATCAAGTCCGGTAAATAA
- a CDS encoding alpha/beta hydrolase, whose translation MSATFDPDHLRASLRPLTEWQPLSTEAMAYQRFYGLDFAQRTLRRGLGRFEVEGYEVVSQLWWPERAKATLFLFHGFYDHTGLYRHVIEWALDQGFAVIACDLPGHGLSSGERASIKDFAEYQSTLQGLLAEAQSLGLPQPWHLCGQSTGGAIVIDHVLNQGASSPAQGQVILLSPLVRPRAWGWSRLSYYLLKPFVKGIARRFSENSNDPDFLAFLQADPLQPLRLPTAWVGALGRWIKRIEAAPGSPRRPLIVQGQADMTVDWQHNLEVLRSKFDRPQVLMLPQARHHLANESPGLRQEYFGFLSKRIKGRNL comes from the coding sequence ATGTCTGCCACTTTCGACCCCGATCATTTGCGTGCCAGCCTGCGGCCATTGACCGAGTGGCAGCCGCTGTCGACGGAGGCCATGGCCTATCAGCGTTTTTACGGGCTGGATTTTGCGCAACGAACCCTGCGCCGTGGCCTGGGGCGTTTCGAGGTTGAGGGCTATGAAGTGGTCAGCCAGCTCTGGTGGCCCGAGCGGGCGAAGGCGACGCTGTTTTTGTTTCACGGCTTCTACGATCACACCGGGCTCTACCGGCATGTGATCGAGTGGGCGCTGGACCAGGGTTTTGCCGTGATCGCCTGTGACCTGCCAGGGCATGGCCTGTCCAGTGGCGAACGAGCGAGCATCAAGGACTTCGCCGAGTACCAGAGCACCCTGCAAGGGCTGCTGGCCGAGGCGCAGTCGTTGGGTCTTCCGCAGCCCTGGCACTTGTGCGGGCAAAGCACCGGCGGGGCGATCGTGATCGATCATGTGCTCAATCAAGGCGCGAGCAGCCCGGCCCAGGGGCAAGTGATTCTGCTGTCGCCCTTGGTGCGGCCGCGTGCCTGGGGCTGGTCGCGGCTCAGTTATTACCTGCTCAAGCCGTTTGTCAAAGGCATCGCCCGGCGTTTCAGCGAGAACTCCAACGACCCTGATTTCCTCGCGTTCCTGCAAGCCGATCCGCTGCAACCGCTGCGCCTGCCCACGGCGTGGGTCGGTGCGCTGGGACGTTGGATCAAGCGTATCGAAGCGGCACCGGGCAGCCCGCGGCGGCCGCTGATCGTGCAGGGGCAGGCAGACATGACGGTGGATTGGCAGCACAACCTTGAAGTGTTGCGGAGCAAGTTCGATCGGCCTCAGGTGCTGATGCTGCCGCAGGCGCGGCATCATCTGGCGAATGAGTCGCCGGGGTTACGGCAGGAGTATTTCGGGTTTTTGAGCAAGCGGATCAAGGGGCGGAATCTTTAG